gtCACACAAACTAACCGCCCCCCCTCTTACGTTGTGccctccgcggcgcgctgtgtagtctctcctaacacatggagctcgtcccatgtgacatctccagagccattcatagaagagaggggagatggggaggcgcggccacaccaggaagtaagtgtagtgccgaccccaccgctcagcacacagactatcatgccgaattctggcatgacagtctgtgtgctgagcgatggggccggccagctagtaaccggcccatctgaccatcggcccttctggcatttgccagaagtgccagatggccagtccggccctgccctgtagttggtgcaagtgattcggctgaaaatcacgtacctcagagatacccagagcttgaattggacagatGTGCGTGCACTCAACCTTGgcaacacccttactgtacattgcctccaTACATACGCCTTTTCCCTTCGCCGTTCCGCCCTTTAAAATAGTAGGCTgtaggaagtgtcctttgcgtttgaagatgaattggatggaCTTGTATTCACTGATGTATAGTCCATTTCTCAACATGCACAGAGCAATCATACACAAAAAAATGGCACATATCggaatttatgttccttaatgaatcaggccctctgtctttaAAAACACTCACAATATTAATAATGTCTTATTCACACTATTCACAGCAGTGAACGCATTTTTTTGCACTTGATGTGCAGCCGATATCTGGATGGTTCTTTTTACAAACAGCATATGAGCAGTTcggccttacagtagccacatgcGCTTTCCCCAGTAACAGCTGTAATTCTCATTACACTATCTTCGGTATCCCCCACACCTCTTACATTGAAAGCTCATTTGGATCATCAAGGTcatttatcttctgtttcatattattgcaaataatgtatttgtatcatgatccccccCATGTACAgtgctttataataataataatgagcagTAATTGAGCAAGTTGCTATGGTAAATGCTCCCTCAAAAGTGAAATGTCCCTCAATCTGAACATTGGTTCAAATATCCAATTTTTTTCCCTACTGTTCAGAAGACGGAGGAGAAACCTTGTAACTATAGTACCAACTATCAGGCCCAGTGTTACAGAGAGACCACACAGACTTGGGCCCAGGGCCTCAGAAGTGGAGGGGAGGTAGTTTGTCCCTTAATTTCCAATCTGTGATTTTCAATTCAatagttttacattttcttttttatattacaattatttgTACGTTTACTGGTGTTGGTgagtatgtttttattattattattattattattattggtagaattaaattttttttatacaaatgagCTGTGGTGGTGTTTCATTCCACTAGTAACAGCatccaaaatgaaaacatttaaatcCAACATTGGCAACTACTAAAGCCAGTGTGTCTTTACATGTGGTGATAAAATGCGAGATACTGCATGTCTCTGCTTGCAGACTATGGGATCTATTAATTAATAACATGCGGTTACAAtcaatatgcatcactgcaaatcGCAGCAATGTATAATGAAACACGACTGTAATTTATCATTCCGGGGCTCCCCCTCTGTGATGATGTTTTGTTATTTGCTGCTGCCGAAtagcaggattttttttattaatcatcaCTTGTGAATGGAAGAAGTGCTATGTGATTAGCACTTTCACAGGAGAGGGATCCAGCGCAGCCGGAGAGACTTGAgatcatagttgccaattccgcttataacaagcaaAATCGGGCTTGTTTCATTTTTTAAGTTGCGGGGTTTATTCCGCTGGTGGCAGGTCGCAGGTTTTTGGGCTTTGAAAAGACGTCTGTCTAGTTCGGGTTCAACGCtatcaaaacactttttttaaaaaaaaaaagctttattgccTTGTTGTGTACAAGAACGTTTTCAGTGTTAGACACTGCTGGTCTCTTCTTAAGTGAGCGTGACCTCAGCTGTTGATAGGTATGTGTTAGTAGGAGCACTCAGCTCAAGTTTATAGCTGCCTGCACTATGCGTACTACTCTAGGTGAACCCGCCTTCAGTGCGTTACCACGGCAACAGGACTGAACGGAATGGAGGAACCAGGAAGAGGTAAGAGAAGCCCGGGGACTCAAGATGGGTGAAATCCGGGTCACCCGGTGTTTTAATGGGGAACCTGTGCAGGAATGCACGGGGTGGGTATAGCTGAGGGCCCCATTAACCAGGAGTATATAAAATGGAGAAAGGAGTCACTTGTGTCAGTACATCTGTCTGTATACAAGTTTAGGTAATTGATCGATATGGCGCTTCACTAAGTGTGCAGCCTAGTACATGTGATGGAGCATCCACTTCTCTCCATACAAAAACATAATGATATAGACAATAAACACATATACAACAGGCGCGCACCTTATTCACATATATTGAGGTGATGAATTCCTTATAAGTTCTCTCTCAAACCCCTTTCTCAAACGGGATCGCAATAGATCTCCTTGCTCATATGGTCTGATGGCAAGActcataaaataaagaaaaaaacaaacaaaaaggagaaaatagtgtaatatgttcacAACACTTATGATAGATAATCCAAATAGTTCCCAGAAAGCAATGGTAATATAGAAACTCATACCAGATTTCTCCAGGATGATCACTGTTAGGTGTGAGCGGGACCTCTTGATCCTGTGGATGGGATTACATCTTTAGACACTTTCTATATGTGATCATCCTGAAGAAATCTGGTATGAGTTTCTATATTACCATTACTTCAGAGAGAAttggttttaatgttttattatcataTGATGTCTCTGGTATGAGAtagatgtttttaaataaatttggtgTTATTTTGGTAATGCACCAGAGTTTgtcgattttttttttgttttgctatatatACTGAGGAACACCTCTGTGAATTGATGTGGAGGAGAAATCTGTGGAGGATATTTAGAAAGGCTTGATTACACTGAGGAGCTCGTAAGCATACATCCTTTGGGGGATATGTGAATACATCACAAGTATTATTGGTGTGATTTCGTTTATTCATCACAGGGTGAAAGATTACGCCTTTCTGGGAACTATTTGGATTATCTATCATAAGTGTTgtgaacatattacactattttctcctttttgtttgttttttctttattttatgagTCTTGCCATCAGACCATATGAGCAAGGAGATCTATTGCGATCCCGTTTGAGAAAGGGGTTTGAGAGAGAACTTATAAGGAATTCATCACCTCAATATATGTGAATAAGGTGCGCGCCTGTTGTATATGTGTTTATTGTTAACATCTGTCTGTAGTATGTATCTTGTACCGAATATTCTCTATATATactctatattatatttatatgtgctctgtctgtatgtagaatAAAAGTATTAGTATCCCCGAGCCTGGCACAACCGGGACCATTCCAGGATTTATGATGTGAAGTCATTTAAGGGTTAATATATTAACACATTCATTGCCTAAGGTGAAACTGCATGTCCTCTGCCTGCAAGGAAACAGAGTATTAGTCCAATTATATTCACGTATATATGTTGTATTTGTTCCTGACTGGTCACCATTCTTAGCAGAATGAATAAAGTATTGGAATTATTAACTCTTTCAAtcaatgcattttaatagcagTGAGAACACAAgtggtaaatgttttactgtaccagatgctgtatgaaaGAGGGTAtactattttctttatattttatccATTGTTCTCTTGGGGGAACAAGCCAAAAGCCTTACCCACAAAGCACAAGTTGTTTCCCCCGGTAATAACAACTTTTCTTTCTCgtagacatttatatttttttctgggcTTCTGTTTACTACCTTGCAGATAAAGCCGTTACACTGCTTTAATAATCTTTATCTTACAAAAAAATGACCATGAATATTTATGAAGATTCTAGTAAACTTTAAAAGCCAATGTTTGTTGCAAAATATCATTATAGTGACATTGAAGACAGATTGTAgaaatctttatatttatttaataatgaacaataaactGTGTAGTTTTCACTACAATGACATCCctgtcccctgtaagttgggctttttaggattggtttgggcttctttttcacttagcggttgcttgtttttcatttcagagttggcaaccaaACTTGAGATGGCGTTACTTTGCTGCAAAATAGATTACCTACAGGTCTATGGGGACAGTGCTAAGCTCCGTAAATGGGTTTAAGGCCGGAGAAAGCATTAACCCTTTACTATATACAGTAAAAAGTGAAAAAGCCTTTTGCCAGTGTTTACACCGGCATTTTGGCTCCTCATCACTTTCTAAACAGACACCTATTTTTCTTAAAATGTGTTTTCATTaccttatattaaaatataaataatcatcCTCACTATTCAAAAGTTGCTCACTACTTTCTTGTTAATGTAAAAGTCCGTCTCTCATCTCTAGTAAGTGACTTGTATCAATGTTTTTAATACTGCTAATGCTTTATACGtaatgggcccgagtcattaaggcaaaaaaggagtaaatgttctctgggacaaaccatgttacaatgaaacaaattagtttattattttgcacataagttaaatactggctgttttctcatctagcacacaaatacttgctagcattattacactgaaatttaaagttgatctaggacatgtcctaccccagctatgaatctgtccccaaattttaaatttacctcccccttcaatgtaacatggttttacccaggtgcaaatgttactcctttttatgctttgatctCCCTATtaactcaggccctatatatccACTTATCCTAAAATTAGTACCtatcattttacatttaaaatataatttaggtGTCTCACAATCACTGGTGGTCACGTCATCGCGTGAGACGGTGTAATGTCTTGTGTCCTACACCATATGCACCTGTACAATAGTAGTTTGGCACCCAAGTGCTTACAGTTGATGGAATACACCACGCACACGTATCGGCAGTGGTGGTACTACGGTCACTACTATAGAGCGTCGATGACGTCACGCACAGCTGGTCTCCGCCTCTTCGGTCAATTTTTTTTCCTAGCAAGCCGCCGTAGCCTTTGTGACGTCTGCCCGCGCTACGTTTTTATTGGTTGATTTCAATAGTCGCGGGCTACTTGAACTGGGAAAGCTGTGGCAGCTGCAGCGCGCAGTGACGGCAGGACAGAGAGAAAGCGGCGGGCACAGGCCGGGAGCGGAGCTGTATACGGTTGTGCACCGGTGAGCGTGGGCTGCTTTGGGCAGGAGGACAGTGCACCGCTCACCGGGCTACCCATATCTCTCCCTGCAGTGGGGTCGTGCGTGCAAGCACTCTCCCCTACACCCGAGTCCTTCACCGGGTTCCTTTCCGCCTCGTTCGCCCGTGTCCACGATGTCGCAGTCTGTGCTCCGGGATGAGAACCAGGAGAACGTGCAGCCGAGGAAGCACGTAGCCGGGCAGCCTGCCCAGCATGGAGGCCGCACCGTGCTGGGGTTACTAAATGAGAATCGGAGGCCCCGAGCACACGCCAGAGGAGGCAAACAGCAGCCCCCGGTAAGGTTAGGGCAGAGCACCGGTGTATTAAtggttattatattttatatttcagctctgattgtacagtgttattacatgtgtcttactgctgctgggGGCACTGGTACATGTGCAGCACCCCTCGGTGATGGGGTAATGTCTGTACGGTGTGCTAGAGGGTGCGCCCTAACCTATACATCTGTCCCGCCAAATCCACCCCAATATACGGTGTATCCTGCACCACCAGTCACCCCTGTAATCCACCCTAGGGATACTTTCCCCATGTCACCCTGCAATGTACAGTACATGTTATATATGGAGCTATATAGATATCTGTATCAGCCTCCGGTTTGTTCCTATTCCGCCATTTCATTAGAAATGTAAATGAGATGTGACCTGCAGGTCAGCGTCTGTCTAGATCCAGGAGTCTGGAAGATTAACACAAAGCGGTTTCATTAGAGGACTCCTTACTGACTGGTAGAGCTCTCAACTTGTTACCCCCCCTATTCCCTATGTAACATCCCAAACTGAGTCTGTATAATTGTAAGCTTCTcttggtgggttttttttttcctgcttttgaatgtttcacttttattttgggttttatttttgtgtactGGAGTTATGGAAATGTGCAGTTAATGTTGACACTAGGCCAAGCAATGGAGCTGTCATGTAGATTTAAAAACCTTTTAAAGCAGTAGACCATTAGCCTTTATGaatcaaaaatataaaacttgtatGTATAAATATGCAATTCTGTGACTTCAGTGTCTGCTAGATGGTGGTCTACAGTATCAGCTTTATATGGCCGCAGGTCATCAACTGCTTCTAATAGCCATATTTACAGCAGAGTACATTCTACCATATATCAAATGATTTAAGATTGCTATCTTAACTTTTAATTGTTAGCTGTTGGTTCTATTGAGCCAAAGCTTTGTGGACTGAAAAAGGATAATCAACACTTACATTTAGCAGattctgtagctctttacaatttggtataaacacagtaataaaacaatattgggtaatagaggtaagaaggccctgcttgcaagcataTGGTTTGCAAAAATGAATGTTCTAAGGTATGCTTTTACATAGTGGCTGGGAAGTTGGACTGACTTGTTATAGCAAATGCATAACTTGGCCTCTTTTGTCTTTAGGTTCTTTCTGCACAAAATCCATTGGGCATCAATGAGGAAAATTATGGCCATATCCAAACTGGAAAAGTTGTTGGCAAACAGTCTGCTTTTACAATTCATGTTGATGAACCAGACTGTGCAAGCCATAGGAGGCAGCAGGTTCAAAAAAAGCCTGCATTTGATGAGCACCTTAAACAACTTAATGCAGTGGTCATTTCTCTTGGACAAAGACAGCCATTAGCACCTATAGAAGTGCCAGTTAGTGCAAGCTTTGGTAAGCCAATAATGAGACGTAAAGTACATGATTTGTATTCTGTGTATTAAAGGGGTGTTACATTTAGTCTCACTCACTTGGCCTTCCAGTGTTCACTACTAAGGACTTTCAAGCTATGTTTGTGCTAAATAGTAAATCTTGTCCATCTCATTAGAGATTCATATTGAGACAAATAGGATTTAAAAAAAGTTGGACAGAACCACAGCAACTTGGAAGACTTTCAGATTATTTTACTTTGCACATGCCTTACTAAAACTTGTTGAACTTTATTTTCTATGTTATCATTTATACTTCAGCTGTGACTCTAATAGCAGACATGCTTGTATTCATTGCTGTGGGTTATTGAGAAACTCTGTATTGCAAACTTATACTGAGCAGCTTTGTTTTCCAGAGCAATAGAGAAGCTGTCATCTGAACGACAGATGAGTACAGAAAGGgcctaataaaataaatgtgcttaAAGTAGATCTATGACAATACCTCTTTGAAGTATACAACGCCATAATTTAGGTTAACTAGTGCACATAACTACATGGGAGTGACAAACTTTCAGAAGAACCTTCAACCTAGAAGATACTGGCATTAATAAAGGTAACAGGACACTTAATGTCTACCTTTAAAGATTTATTTAACAGCAAGACTAAACCTGCATGACCTTTCTAAATCCATATACATGATAGGGACTGCTAGAAAGTAATAGAGCGAACCTCTTGAGGAATTTCACAAGCATATTAAAGCTCCATTCAGTCATGTGTGGTTCATGTTATATCCCCTATGCACTGACCATGCTAACTTCTATATTTCAGATTCTCCAATGGATATGTCAATTGTGGATGAAGAAGAAAAGACAGTCAGAAGTAATGAAGTTCTTGACTATGCAGATGAGATTCACACTTACCTCAGAGAAATGGAGGTAATGTTTCAGCTTTCATCTGCTCGTCAAACTGTCTAAAATGTCATTGGGATTCTGGAATGTACAGAGTACTTCTCTGGAGGAAGTGAATGTTAATGTTCTATACAATTGCATAGTGGACACATCACAATATTTGCCCCGTTACTGCATACAGTGTTCCAAGCATGTTAAATATGTGCCTATTTTGTGAATAGCCATAGTAATTGTCTAAGGGAGAAATCATGTCTGACTACAAAAGTCTTAAAGTGACTTGCTAGCATATAATGCATAAAGATGTATATGTAAACAAGCTTTAAATGAGTAAATTACTGTCTTGCATGATGCCTAGAGTTCCTTGAGTGACAATCTTTCTAAGCTTTGAACGGGACTAATCTGTTTTCCTCCCTACAGATAAAGTGCAAACCAAAGGCTGGCTACATGCAGAAACAGCCTGACATAACAAGTAACATGCGTGCAATCCTTGTTGACTGGCTAGTTGAGGTTGGTGAAGAGTACAAACTGCAAAATGAGACTCTATATTTGGCTGTAAACTACATTGACAGATTTCTGTCCTCAATGTCTGTACTGAGAGGAAAGCTTCAGTTGGTTGGCACTGCTGCTATGCTCTTGGCTTCGTAAGTATTTTCTATTAAACGCCTAATTTAACATCTGTAGTAAGATTTGTGTTCTAACAAGTGTCTGTCTCTTCAGTAAGTTTGAAGAAATCTACCCACCGGAAGTAGCAGAATTTGTTTACATAACAGATGACACTTACAATAAGAAACAAGTTCTTAAAATGGAACACTTGGTGCTAAAAGTTTTGTCGTTTGACCTTGCTGCTCCAACTATCCTACAATATCTCAATCAATACTTCAGACGTCATTCAGTGTCCCCTAAAGTGGAAAGCTTGTGTATGGTAAGTCTTACAATTACAGCATCTTGGTTGAGAATGCAAGGGAGGATTTCTGTGCTGTGATCACTTTAACAGGTTTTACTTAATGGCTGCACAAATTCTTGAGTAAATGAAAATGCCACCATATTGGTTGGCTTCAATGACCACTCATTTATAAAGCAAGTTCCCTTATAGGAGGACTAGGAACAATCAATCGCTAAATGAGATGCTTTGGATTGGTTAtgtggagatttttttttgttactgagTTGAAAACTATTATGTAGTCTTTGCTCCTGCCACATCCTTTCTTTAAAGGAACACTACATTTCTGTTTGAGTACTTTTTGAAACAGATTGAGAATCCTTCCCACATGCTTTCCTCAGAGGTTCAGCATGTGCGCACTTCCTGAATAACTGTTtgggttttctttgtttttttttcatatgtatAGGATATTTGCTTGGTAGTTTGACTGGAAAAAATCTATGCACTAGTTTTCTGCAGTTTCTAGTTATTGCTGAAATGTTTAACCTAATCTCTTTGCAGTATCTTGGAGAACTCTGCTTAATTGATGCACATCCTTTCCTCCAATATCTGCCGTCTGCCATTGCTGCATCAGCATTCATCATCGCAAACTACACAATCAATGAGGAAatatgggtatttttttttttttttgttttttttaatggcttATTGACTCGCAGTGAAAAGCTACCATACACAGTATCTCCTTACACTTGATTAGTTAGAATGCTTAACACCCCTCCAAGGTTTTGGCATAACCTGCAAAAAGGTTGCATGAACTTGCTGACTCTTCAAAGTGGCATTTCTCTCTAAGATTGAAGTGTTAATATCTTGCGCTGCTGCCCACCTGAATCTGGCGATTTCTCCTTGAGTCAAACTCTGTCAAATTTTAATTGATACTTTGAAGTGGTTATCCAACAAGCCCACTGCTCTCCACTCATACTGAAGTGAAATGGTGGAAATAATGAAATGTTTGGGGAGAGGAAAAGATTGTGGCTGCACTGCACAAAATCACACAGGTCTTACTTTGTGCTGCTATACATTATTGAAAGGCGATTTTGTTTTCGGTGTGCTGTTGCATAGTGCATATTGGGAGGAAAGTGAAGCATTTGTATTTCTATGGGCTTTAGTGTTAGAAACATCTAATTTATTTGTAAGTCCAAGTTAGCCAATGTAATACaaatgcatttggtatgtactaaGAATTTGCTTCTGTACTTGCAGTCTGCGTCACTGGCCGAGTTCACAGGATACTCGTTGGAAAGTCTTAAACCTTGCATTTTGGATCTTTATCAGGCCTACATCTCTGCAGCAACCCACCAGCAGCAGGCTGTGCGTGAGAAATACAAGACTGTAAAGTGAGTAATTCTTTCAACAGCTCTCATTGTGCAAAAGCATACTGTAAGCTAGTCAAGGAACCTTGGAATTGGAACTTATCCTGGTACAATAAGGGGCATCCCATGATGCAAGCTACAGATTCTGACCCCATCAAATGGGCTTAGTAACTTCTACATGACCTAGCCACACATCTAAATGGATATCTAGCACTAGCAAAATCTTCTACCCTGTAGAACTATCAACATGCATGTTAGACTGCACAATACTACAAGACTTCAGCTCTTTCTGGCAGTATAGGGAACTACTGAGGATATTTACACATAGGTGGTGATATCCATCCTATGCAAACGGTATGCAATATTTCAAGTTCATAT
The Mixophyes fleayi isolate aMixFle1 chromosome 1, aMixFle1.hap1, whole genome shotgun sequence DNA segment above includes these coding regions:
- the CCNA2 gene encoding cyclin-A2; the encoded protein is MSQSVLRDENQENVQPRKHVAGQPAQHGGRTVLGLLNENRRPRAHARGGKQQPPVLSAQNPLGINEENYGHIQTGKVVGKQSAFTIHVDEPDCASHRRQQVQKKPAFDEHLKQLNAVVISLGQRQPLAPIEVPVSASFDSPMDMSIVDEEEKTVRSNEVLDYADEIHTYLREMEIKCKPKAGYMQKQPDITSNMRAILVDWLVEVGEEYKLQNETLYLAVNYIDRFLSSMSVLRGKLQLVGTAAMLLASKFEEIYPPEVAEFVYITDDTYNKKQVLKMEHLVLKVLSFDLAAPTILQYLNQYFRRHSVSPKVESLCMYLGELCLIDAHPFLQYLPSAIAASAFIIANYTINEEIWSASLAEFTGYSLESLKPCILDLYQAYISAATHQQQAVREKYKTVKYHSISTVDPPESLSIFS